Within the Sphingobium baderi genome, the region CGGATCGTCGGAAAACCGCGTCCGCATGTCCCACAGCCGATTGCCAGGGCAGAGCATTTATGTCCTGTTGCCGTGCAACATAAGTCAAAAGACATAGATTGCTGGGCGAGGATGTTCCGAACGCCCACCAGCCGTATGCCATGCGGTTGAGGATTGATCTGTGGCTTGACGTAGAAAAGGGTTGCTGATGTCTAAGATCGACCTGGCGATCGAGGGAGTCCCCGATCGTCAGCCTGCCGCCACCGCTGTCCGTCAGAACACGAGGCTGTGGTTGTGCCTGCTGCTCTTGCTCGCCGACATGATCGCGCTGGGCGCTGGTTTCGCAATCGGCATGGGCACGGCCGCGATGCCTGTATTCTCGGGCGAACTATGGCAACCGCTGTGCGGTGGAATGATCGTCTATGGCTTCGTTGCCTTTCATAGTCAGGCATATAATCCGCACTGCCTGACACATGGCACAGCATCGTGCCGCAGCGCAGCAATGGCTTTTGCAGGAACGCTGCTGATCTTCCTCCTCGTTCTCTTTTCGTTGAAGGCCACGGGAGGCCTTTCACGGCTGGGGATAGCGACGGGGCTGTTGTGCAGCGGTAGCTTGTTGATGGCCCAACGCCTGCTCATCACCAGGACCGTCCGGCGGCATTTCGGCCACGACCTTTTCGCGCAATTGCTCATCATCGACGAAGGCTTCATCCCCGAGGATGTGAGCGGCATGGTAATTTTGGATGCGCCAACCATCGGCCTGAAAGCGGATCTGGACGACCCCTATATGCTCCACCGGCTGGGCATGGTGTTGCGGGATTTCGACAGGGTCGTGATATCCTGCCCCGCCGACCGCAAGGCCGATTGGGCGCAAATGCTCAAGGGCGCGAATATCCTGGGCGAAATCGTCGTGCCTGAACTCGCGCCCATGGCGCCGCTGGCCGTGCAGAACTGCCGCGGCGTCGCGACGCTGGTGGTGGCGCGGGGGCCGCTGAATCTGGCGAACCGTGCGAAGAAGCGTCTTCTGGACATCGCACTAACCGTGCCTGTGCTGATCGCGCTGATGCCGCTGTTGATCGCAGTCGCCATTGCCATCAAGCTGGATTCGCCGGGACCGGTGTTTTTCCGGCAGGAACGGATCGGACGCGGTAACCGGCTGTTCCATATCCTCAAGTTCCGCAGCATGAAGGTGGAGCAATG harbors:
- a CDS encoding sugar transferase; its protein translation is MSKIDLAIEGVPDRQPAATAVRQNTRLWLCLLLLLADMIALGAGFAIGMGTAAMPVFSGELWQPLCGGMIVYGFVAFHSQAYNPHCLTHGTASCRSAAMAFAGTLLIFLLVLFSLKATGGLSRLGIATGLLCSGSLLMAQRLLITRTVRRHFGHDLFAQLLIIDEGFIPEDVSGMVILDAPTIGLKADLDDPYMLHRLGMVLRDFDRVVISCPADRKADWAQMLKGANILGEIVVPELAPMAPLAVQNCRGVATLVVARGPLNLANRAKKRLLDIALTVPVLIALMPLLIAVAIAIKLDSPGPVFFRQERIGRGNRLFHILKFRSMKVEQCDAAGAASTRRDDGRITRVGRFIRSTSIDELPQLINVLLGEMSLVGPRPHALGSTAEQQLFWQVDRQYWHRHALKPGITGLAQVRGFRGATETRRDILNRVEADLEYLHGWSLTRDVAILIGTANVLIHRNAY